In Pelmatolapia mariae isolate MD_Pm_ZW linkage group LG8, Pm_UMD_F_2, whole genome shotgun sequence, one genomic interval encodes:
- the LOC134632859 gene encoding myosin-16 isoform X1, with product MHTEDLEYQLEQERHQRAELEKSRRRLEGDSRSSQDSLGEMEKMRNGLEDLIKRKELEISSTSSKLEEEEALNFGLQRKTKELQARIEELEEELEAERTMRAKVEKQRADLTRELDDLTDRLEEAGGVTASQMEVNKKRDAELQRLRRDLEESSAQSEALAVSLRKRHSDAVTELTEQCEALQRTRAKLEKEKQNLRMEVDDLAASLDSLQKAKASSDSQMKKLEEQLSEANRRGDDLQRTLTELSVAKNRLTADNADVSRQMEETETRVSQLTRSKTLLQSQVEELKKQLDEEVKCKQGVSSTLSSVRQECEVLREQLEEEQESKQEMQRLVSKLNSEVTHWRTKHEADAIQHADELEETKKKLASRLQEAEEAVEATQAKCSSLEKTKQRLQGEVEELCMDLEKASSCGQALDKKQRVLEKQLGDWKQKCEELVAEVEGCQKESRQHASELFKLKTAHEETLEQLEALRRENKAYQEEVADLTEQLSDGGKSVHELQKAKKKIEMEKEELQASLEESEAALEAEETKVLRLQLELSQAKADLERRLQEKEEEAEAARKSHQRALESLQASLDVEVKGKAEALKLKKKLEADNNELELQVDLLTKSNTELSKNSKKMQQQIKELQAQLEEEVRSHEECREEQVAMERRCSLLVSEGEGTHAALESAERARKALEIELQEAGEKYSDLNNQFQSALSGRRKLEVDLQTLQQEHEELQAEMRGCTDKAKKAICELARVGEELRLEQEHTLHLERVKKGLEAQIKEMSSRLEEAEQMALKGGKKIIQKLEGKVKELELELDSEQKRHAETVKTLRKNERRLKELLFQSEEDQKNQQRMQELVERLQNKMKAYKRQVEEAEEQANMNLAKYRKTVHELDDAEERADIAESALTKIRTKNRGSFGKGYSSGYSTPYPGRVRSPSSVGSEGGGEKILNDDEESVSSLIPAYLNSLKKLMID from the exons GAAGGAGCTGGAGATCAGCAGTACCAGCTCCAAACTAGAAGAAGAGGAGGCACTTAACTTTGGACTGCAGAGGAAGACCAAGGAGCTACAG GCTCGCATtgaagagctggaggaggagctggaAGCAGAGCGGACCATGAGAGCCAAG GTGGAGAAGCAGAGAGCTGATCTCACCAGAGAACTGGATGATCTCACAGATCGCCTTGAAGAAGCAGGAGGAGTCACCGCCTCACAG ATGGAGGTGAACAAGAAGCGAGATGCAGAGCTGCAGCGCCTGAGACGAGACTTGGAGGAGTCCTCTGCCCAGTCTGAAGCTCTGGCTGTGTCTCTGAGGAAGCGGCACAGCGACGCCGTCACAGAGCTCACAGAGCAGTGTGAAGCTCTGCAGAGGACCAGAGCCAAACTGGAGAAGGAGAAGCAGAACCTGAGGATGGAGGTGGATGACCTAGCTGCTTCACTGGACAGTTTACAGAAGGCCAAG GCATCCTCTGACAGCCAGATGAAGAAGCTGGAGGAGCAGCTGTCTGAGGCCAACAGGAGAGGAGACGACCTGCAGAGGACGCTCACTGAGCTCAGCGTGGCCAAGAACAGGCTCACAG CTGATAATGCCGACGTGAGTCGACAGATGGAGGAGACAGAGACCAGAGTGAGCCAGCTGACCCGATCCAAGACTCTCCTCCAGTCACAagtggaggagctgaagaaaCAGCTTGATGAGGAGGTCAAG TGTAAGCAGGGGGTCAGCAGCACTCTGAGCTCAGTGCGGCAGGAGTGCGAGGTGCTGAGGgagcagctggaggaggagcaggagagcAAGCAGGAGATGCAGCGCCTCGTCTCCAAACTCAACAGTGAAGTGACGCACTGGAGGACCAAACACGAGGCCGACGCCATCCAGCACGCAGATGAGCTAGAGGAGACCAA GAAGAAGCTGGCAAGCAGGCTtcaggaggctgaggaggcCGTGGAAGCCACCCAGGCAAAATGTTCCTCactggagaaaaccaaacagagGCTGCAGGGAGAGGTGGAAGAGCTCTGTATGGACCTGGAGAAG GCCAGCAGCTGCGGGCAGGCTCTGGATAAGAAGCAGAGGGTCCTGGAAAAGCAGCTTGGAGACTGgaaacagaagtgtgaggagCTGGTGGCCGAGGTGGAGGGCTGCCAGAAGGAGAGCAGGCAACACGCCAGCGAGCTCTTCAAACTCAAGACGGCTCATGAAGAGACTCTGGAGCAGCTAGAGGCTCTGCGCAGGGAGAACAAGGCCTACCAGG AGGAGGTAGCAGACCTGACAGAGCAGCTGTCCGATGGAGGCAAGAGCGTGCATGAGCTccagaaagcaaaaaagaaaattgaaatgGAGAAAGAAGAGCTCCAGGCCTCGCTGGAGGAATCTGAGGCCGCACTGGAG GCTGAGGAGACCAAAGTCCTGAGGCTGCAGCTCGAGTTGTCTCAGGCGAAAGCAGACCTGGAGCGCCGACTacaggagaaggaggaagaggcgGAGGCTGCGAG AAAAAGCCACCAGAGGGCGTTAGAATCCCTGCAGGCCAGTCTGGATGTAGAGGTGAAAGGGAAGGCGGAGGCActgaaactgaagaagaaactgGAGGCTGACAACAATGAGCTGGAACTGCAGGTGGACCTGCTCACCAAGAGCAACACAGAGCTCAGCAAGAACAGCAagaagatgcagcagcagatcaAG GAGCTGCAGGCTCAGCTGGAGGAGGAAGTGAGGAGCCACGAGGAGTGCAGGGAGGAGCAGGTGGCCATGGAGCGACGCTGCTCTCTGCTGGTCAGCGAGGGTGAGGGGACCCACGCGGCCCTGGAGAGCGCCGAGAGGGCCCGAAAGGCTCTGGAGATAGAACTGCAAGAGGCCGGGGAGAAATACAGCGATCTCAACAACCAG TTCCAGTCGGCTCTCAGCGggaggaggaagctggaggTGGATCTCCAGACTCTGCAGCAGGAGCACGAGGAGCTCCAGGCCGAGATGAGAGGATGCACAGACAAAGCTAAGAAGGCCATCTGTGAG CTTGCACGAGTTGGGGAGGAGCTGCGTCTAGAGCAGGAGCACACGCTCCACCTGGAGAGAGTGAAGAAAGGACTGGAAGCCCAGATCAAAGAGATGAGCAGCAGACTGGAGGAAGCTGAGCAGATGGCTCTGAAAGGAGGAAAGAAGATCATCCAGAAGCTGGAGGGAAAG GTGAAggagctggagctggagctggactCTGAACAAAAGCGGCACGCTGAGACAGTGAAGACGCTGCGGAAGAACGAGCGTCGGCTGAAGGAACTGCTGTTCCAGTCGGAGGAGGACCAGAAGAACCAGCAGAGGATGCAGGAGCTGGTGGAGAGGCTGCAAAACAAGATGAAGGCCTACAAGAGACAAGTAGAGGAGGCC GAGGAACAAGCTAACATGAACCTGGCAAAGTACAGGAAGACCGTTCACGAGCTGGATGATGCCGAAGAGAGGGCGGACATTGCTGAATCAGCACTCACCAAGATTAGGACCAAGAACAGAGGAAGCTTCGGCAAGGGATACTCCTCC GGTTACAGCACTCCGTACCCAGGCCGAGTCCGGTCACCCAGTTCAGTGGGCTCGGAAGGCGGAGGAGAGAAGATCCTTAACGATGACGAGGAGTCAGTCAGCTCCCTCATCCCAGCCTATCTCAACTCCCTCAAGAAGCTCATGATTGATTAG
- the LOC134632859 gene encoding myosin-16 isoform X2 produces MAVLSAEALRWHARIEELEEELEAERTMRAKVEKQRADLTRELDDLTDRLEEAGGVTASQMEVNKKRDAELQRLRRDLEESSAQSEALAVSLRKRHSDAVTELTEQCEALQRTRAKLEKEKQNLRMEVDDLAASLDSLQKAKASSDSQMKKLEEQLSEANRRGDDLQRTLTELSVAKNRLTADNADVSRQMEETETRVSQLTRSKTLLQSQVEELKKQLDEEVKCKQGVSSTLSSVRQECEVLREQLEEEQESKQEMQRLVSKLNSEVTHWRTKHEADAIQHADELEETKKKLASRLQEAEEAVEATQAKCSSLEKTKQRLQGEVEELCMDLEKASSCGQALDKKQRVLEKQLGDWKQKCEELVAEVEGCQKESRQHASELFKLKTAHEETLEQLEALRRENKAYQEEVADLTEQLSDGGKSVHELQKAKKKIEMEKEELQASLEESEAALEAEETKVLRLQLELSQAKADLERRLQEKEEEAEAARKSHQRALESLQASLDVEVKGKAEALKLKKKLEADNNELELQVDLLTKSNTELSKNSKKMQQQIKELQAQLEEEVRSHEECREEQVAMERRCSLLVSEGEGTHAALESAERARKALEIELQEAGEKYSDLNNQFQSALSGRRKLEVDLQTLQQEHEELQAEMRGCTDKAKKAICELARVGEELRLEQEHTLHLERVKKGLEAQIKEMSSRLEEAEQMALKGGKKIIQKLEGKVKELELELDSEQKRHAETVKTLRKNERRLKELLFQSEEDQKNQQRMQELVERLQNKMKAYKRQVEEAEEQANMNLAKYRKTVHELDDAEERADIAESALTKIRTKNRGSFGKGYSSGYSTPYPGRVRSPSSVGSEGGGEKILNDDEESVSSLIPAYLNSLKKLMID; encoded by the exons ATGGCTGTTCTCTCTGCAGAGGCGCTCCGCTGGCAC GCTCGCATtgaagagctggaggaggagctggaAGCAGAGCGGACCATGAGAGCCAAG GTGGAGAAGCAGAGAGCTGATCTCACCAGAGAACTGGATGATCTCACAGATCGCCTTGAAGAAGCAGGAGGAGTCACCGCCTCACAG ATGGAGGTGAACAAGAAGCGAGATGCAGAGCTGCAGCGCCTGAGACGAGACTTGGAGGAGTCCTCTGCCCAGTCTGAAGCTCTGGCTGTGTCTCTGAGGAAGCGGCACAGCGACGCCGTCACAGAGCTCACAGAGCAGTGTGAAGCTCTGCAGAGGACCAGAGCCAAACTGGAGAAGGAGAAGCAGAACCTGAGGATGGAGGTGGATGACCTAGCTGCTTCACTGGACAGTTTACAGAAGGCCAAG GCATCCTCTGACAGCCAGATGAAGAAGCTGGAGGAGCAGCTGTCTGAGGCCAACAGGAGAGGAGACGACCTGCAGAGGACGCTCACTGAGCTCAGCGTGGCCAAGAACAGGCTCACAG CTGATAATGCCGACGTGAGTCGACAGATGGAGGAGACAGAGACCAGAGTGAGCCAGCTGACCCGATCCAAGACTCTCCTCCAGTCACAagtggaggagctgaagaaaCAGCTTGATGAGGAGGTCAAG TGTAAGCAGGGGGTCAGCAGCACTCTGAGCTCAGTGCGGCAGGAGTGCGAGGTGCTGAGGgagcagctggaggaggagcaggagagcAAGCAGGAGATGCAGCGCCTCGTCTCCAAACTCAACAGTGAAGTGACGCACTGGAGGACCAAACACGAGGCCGACGCCATCCAGCACGCAGATGAGCTAGAGGAGACCAA GAAGAAGCTGGCAAGCAGGCTtcaggaggctgaggaggcCGTGGAAGCCACCCAGGCAAAATGTTCCTCactggagaaaaccaaacagagGCTGCAGGGAGAGGTGGAAGAGCTCTGTATGGACCTGGAGAAG GCCAGCAGCTGCGGGCAGGCTCTGGATAAGAAGCAGAGGGTCCTGGAAAAGCAGCTTGGAGACTGgaaacagaagtgtgaggagCTGGTGGCCGAGGTGGAGGGCTGCCAGAAGGAGAGCAGGCAACACGCCAGCGAGCTCTTCAAACTCAAGACGGCTCATGAAGAGACTCTGGAGCAGCTAGAGGCTCTGCGCAGGGAGAACAAGGCCTACCAGG AGGAGGTAGCAGACCTGACAGAGCAGCTGTCCGATGGAGGCAAGAGCGTGCATGAGCTccagaaagcaaaaaagaaaattgaaatgGAGAAAGAAGAGCTCCAGGCCTCGCTGGAGGAATCTGAGGCCGCACTGGAG GCTGAGGAGACCAAAGTCCTGAGGCTGCAGCTCGAGTTGTCTCAGGCGAAAGCAGACCTGGAGCGCCGACTacaggagaaggaggaagaggcgGAGGCTGCGAG AAAAAGCCACCAGAGGGCGTTAGAATCCCTGCAGGCCAGTCTGGATGTAGAGGTGAAAGGGAAGGCGGAGGCActgaaactgaagaagaaactgGAGGCTGACAACAATGAGCTGGAACTGCAGGTGGACCTGCTCACCAAGAGCAACACAGAGCTCAGCAAGAACAGCAagaagatgcagcagcagatcaAG GAGCTGCAGGCTCAGCTGGAGGAGGAAGTGAGGAGCCACGAGGAGTGCAGGGAGGAGCAGGTGGCCATGGAGCGACGCTGCTCTCTGCTGGTCAGCGAGGGTGAGGGGACCCACGCGGCCCTGGAGAGCGCCGAGAGGGCCCGAAAGGCTCTGGAGATAGAACTGCAAGAGGCCGGGGAGAAATACAGCGATCTCAACAACCAG TTCCAGTCGGCTCTCAGCGggaggaggaagctggaggTGGATCTCCAGACTCTGCAGCAGGAGCACGAGGAGCTCCAGGCCGAGATGAGAGGATGCACAGACAAAGCTAAGAAGGCCATCTGTGAG CTTGCACGAGTTGGGGAGGAGCTGCGTCTAGAGCAGGAGCACACGCTCCACCTGGAGAGAGTGAAGAAAGGACTGGAAGCCCAGATCAAAGAGATGAGCAGCAGACTGGAGGAAGCTGAGCAGATGGCTCTGAAAGGAGGAAAGAAGATCATCCAGAAGCTGGAGGGAAAG GTGAAggagctggagctggagctggactCTGAACAAAAGCGGCACGCTGAGACAGTGAAGACGCTGCGGAAGAACGAGCGTCGGCTGAAGGAACTGCTGTTCCAGTCGGAGGAGGACCAGAAGAACCAGCAGAGGATGCAGGAGCTGGTGGAGAGGCTGCAAAACAAGATGAAGGCCTACAAGAGACAAGTAGAGGAGGCC GAGGAACAAGCTAACATGAACCTGGCAAAGTACAGGAAGACCGTTCACGAGCTGGATGATGCCGAAGAGAGGGCGGACATTGCTGAATCAGCACTCACCAAGATTAGGACCAAGAACAGAGGAAGCTTCGGCAAGGGATACTCCTCC GGTTACAGCACTCCGTACCCAGGCCGAGTCCGGTCACCCAGTTCAGTGGGCTCGGAAGGCGGAGGAGAGAAGATCCTTAACGATGACGAGGAGTCAGTCAGCTCCCTCATCCCAGCCTATCTCAACTCCCTCAAGAAGCTCATGATTGATTAG